From the Maioricimonas rarisocia genome, one window contains:
- the nqrF gene encoding NADH:ubiquinone reductase (Na(+)-transporting) subunit F → MQAILPIILGVAFFTGIVLLLVALILLAKRFLVASGNVSILINDQKEIQVPAGGKLLGALAENKIFVSSACGGGGTCAQCKVRVLDGGGDILPTEKSHINKKMAREGERLSCQVAVKQDMKIEVPPEAFETKKWECTVKSNDNVATFIKELVLELPVGDGVNFKPGGYIQIEVPPHTVEYKDFQVAEEYHPDWDKFNIWRYKSVVQEPVIRAYSMANWPGEEGIIMLNVRVATPPPRAPEGTPPGKVSSYIFNLKPGDKVTISGPYGEFFIKETDAEMIYIGGGAGMAPLRSHIFELLKGRDSNRKISYWYGGRSVRELFYVDEFRELEEKHPNFQFNIALSDPLPEDNWTGYTGFIHQVLHDEYLKNHPAPEDIEYYICGPPLMLQAVLKTLDGLGVEPENIAFDDFGG, encoded by the coding sequence ATGCAAGCGATCCTTCCGATCATCCTCGGCGTGGCGTTCTTCACAGGCATCGTCCTGCTGCTGGTCGCCCTGATTCTGCTCGCGAAGCGATTTCTCGTCGCGTCGGGCAACGTCTCGATCCTGATCAACGATCAGAAAGAGATCCAGGTTCCCGCCGGCGGCAAGCTGCTGGGCGCCCTCGCAGAAAACAAGATCTTCGTGTCATCCGCCTGCGGCGGTGGTGGTACCTGCGCCCAGTGCAAGGTACGGGTACTCGACGGGGGTGGAGACATCCTGCCGACCGAGAAGAGCCACATCAACAAGAAGATGGCTCGCGAAGGCGAGCGGCTCTCCTGCCAGGTTGCCGTCAAGCAGGACATGAAGATCGAGGTCCCCCCCGAGGCGTTCGAGACCAAGAAATGGGAATGCACGGTCAAATCGAACGACAACGTCGCCACCTTCATCAAGGAACTCGTCCTCGAGCTTCCCGTTGGCGACGGGGTCAACTTCAAGCCGGGCGGATACATCCAGATCGAAGTCCCGCCGCACACCGTTGAGTACAAGGACTTTCAGGTCGCCGAGGAGTACCACCCCGACTGGGACAAGTTCAACATCTGGCGATACAAGTCGGTCGTGCAGGAACCGGTGATCCGGGCCTACTCGATGGCGAACTGGCCGGGCGAAGAGGGCATCATCATGCTCAACGTCCGCGTCGCCACACCGCCGCCGCGGGCTCCCGAAGGCACGCCCCCCGGCAAGGTGTCCAGTTACATCTTCAACCTGAAGCCGGGAGACAAGGTCACGATTTCGGGTCCGTATGGTGAGTTCTTCATCAAGGAAACGGATGCCGAGATGATCTACATCGGTGGTGGTGCCGGCATGGCCCCCCTCCGGTCGCACATCTTCGAACTGCTCAAGGGCCGCGACAGCAACCGCAAGATTTCCTACTGGTACGGTGGTCGCTCGGTTCGCGAACTGTTCTACGTCGACGAGTTCCGTGAACTCGAAGAGAAGCACCCGAACTTCCAGTTCAACATCGCTCTCTCCGATCCGTTGCCGGAAGACAACTGGACCGGCTACACCGGATTCATCCACCAGGTGCTGCACGACGAGTACCTGAAGAATCACCCGGCCCCCGAAGACATCGAGTACTACATCTGCGGCCCGCCACTGATGCTGCAGGCCGTCCTCAAGACGCTCGATGGCCTCGGCGTCGAGCCTGAGAACATCGCCTTCGACGACTTCGGCGGCTGA
- the nqrE gene encoding NADH:ubiquinone reductase (Na(+)-transporting) subunit E: MNSTLEHHLSLLFSSVFTENLALAYFLGMCTFLAVSKNVKTAFGLGIAVIVIQSITVPANNLIFQKLLKENALAWTGVSQLAATDLRFLGLISYIGTIAAMVQILEMTLDRFFPALYNALGIFLPLITVNCAILGGTLFMVERDYNFAESVTYGFSSGLGWALAICALAGIREKMRYSDVPDGLKGLGITFITVGLMALAFMSFAGIDI, translated from the coding sequence TCGTCGGTTTTTACCGAGAACCTGGCTCTGGCTTACTTTCTCGGCATGTGCACGTTTCTGGCCGTGTCGAAGAACGTCAAGACGGCGTTCGGCCTCGGCATCGCCGTGATCGTGATCCAGTCGATCACCGTGCCGGCCAACAACCTCATTTTCCAGAAGCTGCTCAAGGAAAACGCCCTGGCGTGGACCGGAGTGAGCCAGCTGGCAGCGACCGACCTGCGTTTTCTGGGTCTGATCAGCTACATCGGCACGATCGCGGCCATGGTGCAGATCCTGGAAATGACGCTCGATCGCTTCTTTCCCGCCCTGTACAACGCATTGGGAATCTTCCTGCCGCTGATCACCGTGAACTGCGCCATCCTGGGTGGCACGTTGTTCATGGTGGAACGTGACTATAATTTTGCAGAGAGTGTCACGTACGGGTTCAGCAGTGGCCTGGGCTGGGCCCTGGCGATCTGTGCACTGGCGGGCATTCGTGAGAAAATGCGATACAGCGACGTTCCCGACGGGCTGAAGGGACTCGGGATCACATTCATCACCGTCGGCCTGATGGCGCTCGCCTTCATGTCGTTTGCGGGTATTGATATCTAG